The window TTTCGACTTGCTTTAGTGGCTAATATTGTCAATTCCTCTAGCATTATCACTTGATCCTATCTCTCTAGGGTTCCCGTATCCACAAAATATATCCAAGACATTGTAAATCATGGTGTTTCATTCGTATTTCAAAGTTCATCGTTAAACTTAATGCAAGATATACAAAGAAGTAAATTAGTGAAAGTATAAATTTTGGCCCTATTTAGACCTGACATTACTGCATTTACAATTTCATCCTGTAGATTCTCTTAAAAGCCAGAAACAGGAGGAAAACACTTGACTGTTCCAATTGCTATGAACTGTTCAAGCGAGCAGAGATTGCACTTCTAAAACATAAATACTTCTACAAAAGATATATAGGCTAATATTCCTAGAATAGCTTGTAATAATGTTAATCACAATCGTCGCTTTGTTCTGTGCTCTGGAGCATAGTGGGTACAATTGATTCAGTTGTATACACTTCATGATCCATTCCAATTTGAGCTAAACTATATATATTGTTTTTCAGATTGTCTGTGCCAGCAAACTCACTCTTCCTCGTATTCATAGCCACTTCTCCTGTGATTGAACAACACAGTACACTTAAGATACATTTGCTACCTCATAAAACTCGAGCATTGATAGATCATATCTCGAATGACACTCAGCATAATAGATGACAAGTTCTTATTGCTGGCACCAATTTGTATTTCATGAACTAATAGAGATATGGTTATCTAGGTAAACAGATCTGCCTATGTCATCACAACCTTCATCTGTATAGGCCAGGAAGTTTGATATCAGTTTATATATGGTTCATGTTACTGATTGCAGGAAGTGTATGACAAGGACACATTCAGCCTCGACGATCGTATGGGCAATGCAGAGTTTGATATCCACCCCTTCGTGGAGGCTGTGAAGATGAACTTGGAGGGTCTCCCAAATGGCACCATAATAAGAAAGGTGGTGCCATGTCGGCGAAACTGCTTGGCCGAGGAGAGTCATGTGTACTGGTCGGATGGTGAGGTGGTTCAAGACCTTGTCCTGAGACTAAGAAATGTGGAGCGTGGTGAAGTGGAACTGCAGCTTCACTGGATCAGCATTCCAGGTTCCGGAGGCTCATGACTGTTCTGATATAAGAGTGTTATCAGTCCTGTAAGCCTTGGAGAGCTGTTTGTTGTCTCCATATGTTTAAGTAGAATTAGATGCTTATAGTGTGTAGATTGTCAGAACAGGCACCCAAGTTTAATAAGCAGTGCTGCTGAAGACAAATTCTATACACTACAGTTTTATGCCTTGTTATGGCCACTTGATGATTTAGTTGGAGGAGCCTTTGGTCATCTGGATCTCAGTATGTATGAAATCTTGGATATATTATGGAACTAATTCCAGTGGCATGTTGTTATAGTATGTGCTTTTGATTTTATCTAGAGAGGatcgaaatttatttttttatgatttatattagagagtacaaaaaaaattatgcttTTGTCGAGGCTAACTTAGGTATATTTGTAATTAATATCATAtcgtaaagattttttttttaaacataaataagaactatgaatcataaaaattttaattattgatctctataaaatttttagttATAGTTGGTCAACATACCGATAGATAAGACCGTCCAACCAACGCATTTGACGAGCTTGTCTTGTAATGTTTCAGCACAACTACTGCAATCTTTTCATGAGGCTCTTCACATTGCAGAATGCCTCGGTCCTGCGACACCTCAGGGTCAAACCCCTGACTTCTACTTCAATAAGGATCAGTTGCCATGGCTTCTTCAGCTTCAACTACTCCTAGAGGTGCTTGAATCTTTCTTCTTTGTTGGGAGATCAGACTGGCCAACAAGGATTTCTTAAGCTTGAATGAATCTTTTTCTCGTGTGTACGAGGGAATGTGATTTAAGTGTGACCGATACAAAGTTGTATGACTGCAGCCGTACCTCAGGCTCGCAAGGCATCTATCTCTCTCTAGCTAGATTCCTGGAGAAACAAAAGGCAACGTAAGAGGCCATTCTTCTTATCGCATTTCTTTCTATGTTGAAAGAAGCCAAAATGGTTTCATAAGTCGTACAACAACAAGGAGAGATGGTGAAGGATTCTTAACCTCATCAAGATGAGAAATATGCTGTCTTCTACTTCAAGACTTGCTCTCTTGCAGGGGATGATTGAATGTGTTCTTGAGCTCTGTCCTGTGATCCTACTGGAGAAGGAGATAGATTTTTTTTCTGAGTGCTACTAACAACACTACAACCTCTCCTATAAATttcgaagaattt of the Musa acuminata AAA Group cultivar baxijiao chromosome BXJ3-2, Cavendish_Baxijiao_AAA, whole genome shotgun sequence genome contains:
- the LOC135583766 gene encoding GTPase activating protein 1-like, whose product is MNLAERAAPGQMVGLLKVRVLRGVNLAVRDLWSSDPYVILKMGKQKLKTRVIKCNTNPVWNEELTLYVEDPTLPVRLEVYDKDTFSLDDRMGNAEFDIHPFVEAVKMNLEGLPNGTIIRKVVPCRRNCLAEESHVYWSDGEVVQDLVLRLRNVERGEVELQLHWISIPGSGGS